The Scatophagus argus isolate fScaArg1 chromosome 20, fScaArg1.pri, whole genome shotgun sequence genome window below encodes:
- the LOC124051533 gene encoding nucleus accumbens-associated protein 2, which produces MSQLLHVEIPNFGATVLGSLNEQRLLGHYCDVSILVKGQAFKAHRAVLAASSLYFRDLFSSSTKTQFELPSSVTPACFEQILTFCYTGKLTMAASEQLVVMYTAGYLQIQHIVERGMDLMFKANSPHCDSQTAGSLEETGSEPQSPSNNGNGLAVAALLGTPGWSPSLLLPQRKIKLEGGDPTPVTIPSTQSKLSSSELGNRLARAGSLFYSGGGNPIPGMQSYHLQGAGGGGAGGGGGGGGGGVERSSPGASSLPTTDSPTSYQNEDEEFEEEPYDGIAEDAYSNLYGRSANLYGIQDKPEMAAMPLSLENRNCVLIRRDLVALPASLISQIGYRCHPKLYTEGDPGEKLELVAGTQVFMTRGQLMNCHLCAGIKHKVLLRRLLATFFDRNTLANSCGTGIRSSTSDPSRKPLDSRVLNAVKLYCQNFNPNFKESEMNVIAADMCTNARRVRKRWLPKIKSMLPDGMEVYRAGMGMSAAVGLGLALSAPQSGVPLTFEPDFKTLEQRLYPDRKDPLRTHPPLTEGSPGSGAAGADAEGEGEGVVQEEQEEDEDEAGLEGVDGSLGAPTLIPGVEAGSCGDMPPEQEVESFGQGLRVNGQ; this is translated from the exons ATGTCCCAGCTGCTCCATGTGGAGATCCCAAACTTTGGAGCCACAGTTCTGGGCTCCCTTAATGAGCAGCGCCTGCTGGGACACTACTGCGATGTATCCATCCTGGTCAAAG GTCAGGCTTTCAAAGCCCACCGGGCCGTTTTGGCTGCCAGCAGCCTCTACTTTCGTGACCtcttcagcagctccaccaAGACCCAGTTTGAGTTGCCCTCCTCAGTCACACCTGCTTGCTTCGAGCAGATCCTCACTTTCTGCTACACAGGGAAGCTAACAATGGCAGCTAGCGAACAGCTGGTGGTCATGTACACAGCTGGCTACCTCCAAATTCAGCATATAGTCGAAAGAGGCATGGACCTAATGTTCAAGGCAAACTCACCTCACTGTGACTCTCAAACAGCAGGGTCTTTAGAGGAAACAGGATCTGAGCCACAGAGTCCTTCTAATAATGGTAACGGACTAGCAGTGGCTGCCCTTTTGGGAACCCCGGGTTGGTCTCCATCCTTACTCTTGCCTCAGCGTAAGATTAAACTAGAAGGGGGTGACCCGACGCCCGTCACAATACCCTCCACGCAAAGCAAGCTTTCGTCCTCAGAGTTGGGGAATCGGCTGGCGAGGGCCGGTTCACTGTTCTACTCAGGTGGTGGGAACCCCATCCCTGGTATGCAGTCTTACCACCTTCAAGGAGCcggtggaggtggagcaggaggaggaggagggggaggaggagggggagttGAAAGGTCCAGCCCTGGAGCGTCTAGCCTGCCAACCACTGACAGTCCTACATCCTACCAGAATGAGGATGAGGAGTTTGAGGAAGAGCCCTATGATGGGATTGCAGAGGATGCCTACAGTAATCTCTATGGACGTTCAGCTAACCTCTACGGGA TCCAGGACAAGCCAGAGATGGCAGCGATGCCCTTGTCCTTGGAGAACCGCAACTGTGTGCTGATCCGTAGGGACCTGGTGGCACTGCCTGCTAGCCTCATCAGCCAGATAGGCTACCGCTGCCACCCTAAGCTCTACACTGAGGGCGACCCCGGGGAGAAGCTGGAACTGGTAGCAG GTACACAGGTGTTCATGACTCGAGGCCAGCTGATGAACTGTCATCTATGTGCTGGCATCAAACACAAAGTCTTGCTCCGCCGTCTGCTAGCCACATTCTTTGACAG AAACACTTTAGCCAATAGCTGTGGGACAGGTATCCGTTCCTCTACTAGTGACCCCAGTAGGAAACCCCTGGACAGCAGGGTCCTTAACGCTGTCAAAC TCTACTGTCAAAATTTCAACCCTAACTTCAAGGAGAGTGAAATGAATGTGATCGCTGCTGACATGTGTACAAACGCGAGGCGTGTCCGCAAGCGATGGTTGCCCAAGATCAAGTCCATGCTGCCTGATGGCATGGAGGTGTACCGTGCAGGAATGGGCATGAGTGCTGCTGTGGGTCTGGGCCTGGCACTGAGTGCTCCTCAGTCAGGGGTACCCCTTACCTTCGAGCCTGACTTCAAGACCCTAGAGCAACGGTTGTATCCAGATCGCAAGGACCCTCTCAGGACTCACCCACCGCTGACAGAGGGTAGCCCCGGGTCTGGGGCAGCTGGAGCAGATgctgaaggtgaaggtgaaggagTAGTccaggaggaacaggaggaagatgaggatgaagctGGGTTAGAGGGTGTAGATGGATCACTGGGGGCGCCAACTTTGATCCCAGGAGTTGAGGCAGGCAGTTGTGGTGACATGCCACCTGAGCAGGAAGTGGAAAGTTTTGGACAAGGTCTGAGGGTGAACGGACAGTGA